The genome window TTCTAAGAGCATCTCCATTAATAAATGTTTTAAGTTTAAACATGTAAGAGTTGACtattaatatcttaatttgagtcGATCAAGTATAAACATAGTTAGACACTCTAAGAGTATCTCCATTAGTAAATTTTGGTGGTGTTTTTGAGGAAGCATAACTGATGCAGATAAGAGAGAAGCTTTTGCATCTTTACAAAAGAAGATAATTTTGAACTAAGCAAGTGGGCCCACATAAAGGAAAGAGAATGCATTGTGCGGGCACTTAAAAACTTCTGTTTTTTCTTGTCAgactttctcttcttctttttttcttcctcccaTCTTTTTTTACTCAcgcttacaaaaactcttcaaaaactaCAACGATGGAAGATGTTATAagctaatttattttattatagtcTTTGACAATTAAAGTTAATAGGCAAGCTTCGCGCGATTACTTTTCGATTAATAAAAGTTGATATTTATTATGGGATATTTTATTGTTGGGACAAGAAATATCAAATGCCAAGTTGATAATATGAATAGACAACTCAATAATTAGAATAAAAACACTATTTGATCTCAAAAAATAATGCTAATAGCAAGTCAAAATAGTACACTCCTCTCCATCAAATCTGTAGCATAAGATCTATCACTAAATAATCCCCATTAAATTAGCTTGACAAAAAGAACACTAAATAATCCCCATCGAATTAGCTTGACCAAAAATGCACTAGATCAAAACACCCAATTCAGCCATGGCACAGTTAAAAGCTTGATTAACTTAATCAAGGAATTTTGAATGTAAATTCAATTTAAAGTTGACAACTTTGTTCCAAAACTCTAATTTATGATAGTAGTTGTTTCATTAGCAATTCGCTTACAAATTGTCCTAAATTGCTAGGTTAACTTTGGTATTCAACCTCAACTTCCTTTGTCAATGGCATGACCCAATCCCCATACAGATTAGCAACAAAGATTggatttattttgtactttGGATCACTCTTGCTCTCCCCTTCCATGTCAATGGTAACCTCTTGAAAGTGTTCTCTGACCTTCATCTCTACTCTCTTCTTTACCAGTTCTTCAACTTCTGGGCAGGTCAGCAATTGCATAAGCCTATTTCTGTCCTGAAGTTGAGAGTTACCATTGTCAGAAAACCATGAACACAACTGTTAGTCTTGATCAGTTCAATGAGAAATTGAGCAGTGCAgattaatcttctttttttgagtgacgagtgaAACCCGCAACCAGTACTCGAAGGTGTGCAATGGGTTAATTCTGCATTTTGACCCTAGTCAGTAAATGACCACAAACCAACCTAAGTTGCTCATAACTGaccagctcaaatcaagaaggccaataagTCTCCGGttggagtcaaacttgtaatattgtggttaccaagtcaacagcctgaccaacttggctgggttGCCCCGATGCAGATTAATCATGAAAAGATAAAAGAGACACAAGGATCTTAGGAAATGGAAATTCTCTTGCTCTGATTGCAGCCTTATAGAGGTTTGGTGAAcctaggttgtccataactAACCGGGGTATGCACTAGGTAAACTTTGCCTTTTGACCCTAGTCAGCAAAGGGCCACAAACAACCTAGCTTGCCCATTGCTGActagctcaaaccaaaaaggtcaataaATCGCTCCAttggagtcaaacttgtaacattgtggtcACCAAGTCAACagcctgaccaacttggctggggttGCCCCGATGCAGATTAATCATGAAAAGATAAAAGAGACACAAACAaggattcaaaaaaaaaaaaaaaagagacaaggATCTTAGGAAATGGAAATACTTTTGCTCGGATTGCAGCCTTATAGAGGTCTGGTGAAGCTTGAAATTTTGCTTCTGCAACAAATTTGCCATAATGAATTCTCTTTGAGAGGACCTGCATATAGGTTGCAGAAATCATGGAATTGTCAAAACACGGATGCTAATTGCTAAGCCCAATCTGTAAATAATCTCGTTTTCAGCTCATTTAGATCAGCCATACACATCTAAGCATGTACCTGAAGGCAAAAACTGTCACAAACAGCAGTGGATCCACAATTACCATCATCGCCTTCTTCCACTAACCTTGGAAGAAGCTTTTTGAAATACATGTCCCATATTTTGGCATTGATATTGACCAAAGCACCATTTGGGTGTAGAACCTGAACAGATAAAATTGCTGTAACTTCGGGACGAGAGTGTAACTCaaaggcatatatatatgcataaccAAACCATGTTACAAAGTACAGCCATCACAAAACACGGGATGATTGTAAGTCGTAACTGATAGAAAGGTCAAAGGCCATCCAGAATATAGACAATGAACTAATGAAGTGAATTGTTTAACTTCCCAAACACATCTATGTTTACCTGTGGGTGTTGAAGGGGTGGCAATAGTGGTTCGGGCAATTCAAGCGGGTAGAAAGGATGCTCATCAGGGTCCGAATACCTTCCAACCTAGGCATTCCACGAATCagagaattatatatacatataactaAGTACGGGGAGTATTTGGCTTGATTTATACAAAGAAATGAGCTAAAAGTACTTTGGCATGAATTTTTTCCGTTTCTTTAACTATGTACTCCACCAAAGAGCCATGGAAGCCATCCATTACAAAAGCATTAGGGTCATATGTATCCGGGTTGTAACGATGCTGAGCTCTCTCCACAAGGCCAGATATAATGCTATCCTCTAACCGAACTAAAGATATTCTTACACCCTCTAGTGTGTAATTCCCTGTCTCATCTACTCTGCTCTTCATTCCCATTCTGAAAGCAATCAAAAGAAAAGTGGTTTAAGCAAATTTGAAGCCCACCTCTTGTCACTTATGACTTGGAGGCACTATAATAGAAAATATCTATGTATAAGCTTCTTGTATCAAGATTGAGACAACCAAAGAATGATCAATTCATGAGTAGTTTAACCTTGTCTGCAGTAACCATGCAAAAGTGAAAAGCCTATGTTTCTTGTCTACAAAAAGAGAAATTTCCTCGCCACCAGTGCCTCCACACCCCGGGCCCGACAAGATAGTGGAGGATAAATCATGGTCACTCAATGCCCTATTAGGTGGGAGGACTAATGTCTGGGCCTATTAAGTGGAAGAACTAATGTCCGGTGACCACAATGAGCCCACCATATTGAGTGTAACTCCGCGCTTCGGCTGCCAGACAGCCCAAGTTCGGTCATGCGTTCTTGTCTATAATCTAACACACAAGAACCAACTGAATTGCCCGTGTAGGCAAAAGCCTATGTTTCTTGACTTGGTTAATGTGAAATTCTGGAGGACAAACATACATACCTCCACATAATAACTACTACATCCAACACAGCTTTGCCAAGATAGAGATTCATACAATTGTCTGCTACATGCTATTATGCTAATCTCTTGATAACAGCTTATAGGAAACCAGAAGCCAACAAAAAAACTTGAAAGCTTAATCTGTTCTAACACTAAAATCTTGTTGATCTGAGCACAATTTAACTCTATACATTATGCACAGTAAATTGCATGTTTCTAATGCTTTGCAGAAGCAAACCCAAACCCAAACTCAAAGTCACAGCAAAAAAAATCTGAGCTTGAATAGGGTGAAACAAACGAAACCCAAAGAGAAAAGATCAGACAAAACCCCTTCACTTAGCCTACAATCTATCTTTAAACCTTCAAAGCTGAAACCAAGAATCTGGAAATCAAGAAAAGATTTTTAGAAAACTGACCGCCAATTTGGAAGCGGTTGAGCTGAGGGAATGGCGTGCATAGCACTGCAGCTTGAAATGAGAAATTGAAAGGTGCAATCTTGATGATGGCTCCGGTGGGCTAAAAGCTTTCTGGGAATTCTGGAGATTGAGGTGATTCTCAACAGCTTTGCCTCCATTGTTAGTAGAAACTAGAAAAAAGTTGGCTGGAGAACACAGAGCCTGGAACCCACTGCAAATAAATTGTACTGTTATATTCATAGATTACTATATATgatcatattttttaatattaatttatttctataCCTATATATAATCATTTCCATCGAGTATCATCATGTATATCAACATAATATTGTATTGAGTATTATTTGTAACGGTTTCTAAATGCACCTGCTATAATTATGTCAGAATATATTTCAGTATAAATGCAAATGACACTGATATCTATCAGTatggtaaattttttatttttcattttttatatatataatatcatataaGTGCCTTACTTAATTGGGATTTAGGTCATTAACTTATtatattgaatttattgtgttaTCATTTGACCGGTATACCATAGATTCGGgtctaaaatatacaatttacatattaaatgttcacagcttgaattgtgaatatgtagtatgtaaattattaatatttattatgtaaattgtgaatatttaatatataaattgtgtattttatacTCAAATTTACCTTACAATGTGAACCTGATCTACTGAATAATTTGCCCATGATGGGCTTTGGGGTGGGACTTTTGGGCTTATGGAACTTAGAAGGATTTGGTCAAATGTCACAAATTGTAAACTTATGAGAGTATGATCAATTGATCATGATGacataatatattgtaatttagcttgtacaaaaaaaaatattttttctatatgtCTAACAAACGGTAGATATTCAATTTTGTATCAATTGTTCTCTAATAGTGTTAATGAGGATcccttatattattaataaacttAAACCTGCTAACTGTCAAGAGCGAGTCACTCTTGAGAATAACATTACAAAAATTTACTACGTATTTCTCAACAAAGTAAAAGCTCATGATAAATCGTTCAAACTTCATTAGTTGTGGAGCTCATCACAACTCCAACCTCATGTAAAATTAGATATTCACTCTTCCAAATAATTCCTACAACGAGAgctatatttataaaaaataattttataagtatatattttatcattattttttttattttaatgtttgatcGAATTTCTTTAACCTTCTTGGTTTCCTCCTCCTCcgtatataaaatattatgatttttaaCGAAGTAATTTCTAACAATTTATACTACCTATTTCACCAAAAAGaatatacaataaattaaaggcaaaagcttgtgtgagaccgtttcaccatgagacgggtcggatcaagatgcaaatgtaacacttatatgcacaaatgtcatacttatatgctcgaatgtaatactaatcaggaataaaaattttgttacttataagggtaaatgtaatacttttaagggaaaatacaatacttttacatttctatttagaagtattatatttttccacaaaagtattatatttgcccttataagtaaggggcatttgtcaacattacttattatgaaaaatgtattactttttctctaataagtaacaaaaattatattcttgattattgttattgtattcttgattagtgttatatttgagcatataagtatgacatttgcacatataagtattgaCATTTGCATGGCGCTTTGATCCGACCAGACCCGTCTcatgaataaggatccgtgagacggtatcacacaagtgtgaccctaaattaaatgaattttttttttaaatcccaaTGCCCAAACATGAGATTCAcaaatttaagaaattattgaggttatttatttatttatttatttttgttgcttATGAACCAACGGTCATGGACAAAACAAGACTTTAGATCATGGGATGGTGTGGGTTTTTAGAGAAGGTTGGCCTATCACTATGTCTTGTCATTCACAAACATGACTTGACCCATCTTTATCCATAGCCATTTGACAACACAACCAAAGTGGCTAAGTTCAAGTCCTAATTCCTAAAGCACTTGTGTTCtttcaacaaaacaatttttttttaatgaacatCAACAAATTTATAATGGCCAAATTGTTGTTATTTAGATCCACAAACCTTCTATACAACATTGACGATCTATCTCTATTATTGTGTGActaatatgaatattattgtgTGACTAATATGAATTCAGTCTAAGTTACGTCTGCAAAGTTTGACTCTTACTTAATAGAATATATGATCTAGTctataatttttaacaaagcAGTAACCAATATGTAACTCGTTCTTAGAATAAAATCTTGTAGTAGTTGTTGGTATACTTTATTAACATATTGATTTAAAgtatgtatgtaatgttgttATCATGTGTGCCCACATTACTTCATACTTTTGCAAAATCGTTTGCTACTTTTTGCACCtctttcattatttttctttctcatatCTAATCTTTAAGGTCacatatatttgaattttgcCAAAGGGTTTCTCAAACCatctttcattttcatttcgTTTTAAAATGATAAGGTAAATTCACCGTCATTATATATCCAAGAATAGATACTATGTACATAATTCCTGCTTTTATGTAATACTCCATAAATCGTATATGAGAGAAGTAAACTACACTAGAAAGACTCTATTCGAGGGGCTCAATCGAGCGAGTGTTGAAACGAATTAAACACGTGACTTTTAAATATGACAATTATGCTACATTTAGTCATTTTTTGagacaaataaatttttattggtCGCAACTTTAACTCAAATTTTTAGAcccacataaaataaataatgatagAGAATTTCCTATAAATCTAATATGCCACTTGACTTTGACAAATCAAGCTTCAACAACATGCCAACTTTTCTACCTAAGAATTGGTGATTCAAAGTCTGTGTCACACTCTCACTAATTTGGCCTGCAACCTTATTAAGTTTAAATCACATCGAAAGTGTACAATTAATAAAGGACAAATGTATGCCACTTTTGTTGGggcaaaaattaaattagaagaTAAAATATTGCATATtcataaaaattattgttttttattatttagtatgtgttaaaattgtaaattatgcCTCGAAATGAGTGGTTGAGTAGGTGAAGCATAACTCTCGTACTTAAATGttagtataaattattatatcttTGGTAGCACTCTTTCGAGGGGTACTTAACATTAGGAAGGCTTAGTGGGCTACACATATTTCGTGATTCGATCATAAATATAATATCCAGTCTAATATATTACCATTTGTAAGCTTTATCTCCGAAATTTGAACTTATGACCACCCATTTATAATAGTAATTGAgatttaattatactacataGTAATTGGGATATTACCCTTCgtatataattaacatataatataatgtataaattaCGATATGATTTACATTTAATGAAAGAAGACAATGAtccttttgaaattaacaaccaTCTTACGATGTTTACCATTGGACAACACTTGTCTTGATGAGGTAACCTTATCCATTTACCTACTAAATATTCAACAAAGAATCTTTAGTCGATGGGAGTATAAATACAGAAAAATTAAGTGcagacaattaaaaaaaaaaatgaaaatgggtATAAACAGTAAATATAAGTAAAGTACAGGCCCGTTTGTGCTAATATTTAAAGATTTTCGCATTTATTAATGATCCAACCTAGGAGCCCACCCACGTAAATCTCACAGCGTGTCCTTGTCTTCTGTTCCTCCACAACTGCCCCCAAATATGATCCAGTTTAAGAAAAGTCCTCCCTCACGCGCCACTTCTCCACTTGAGAGTtgagaatattatattaattaggtCCGGGAAGCAATGAGCAAGTAGTGAAACATGATTTATATATCAAAAGGTAATGAGTTGTGTTCTTACCAATATTCTCTCAGTTGAGTTCATTGCACATGATTTTCTTAGtatgatttatgatttataGACTATTACATAAGAGACTATGTAGCCGTCCTCCTAGTATCTTTTGTGTGGTTTGTAGACTATTACACAAGATGTTATGTGATGGTGGGTTGTTGTATAAGAGAAAGATTTACCAAATACACACGCTCGAATAATGATTGTGTGTTTCTCTCATCATAAAAAAATCTGTGCCATAACATCATTAGTCTAGTGAATTAGAATCATCACGTAAAATAGACTTTCAATGACAATGCGAGGGTTTAATTCGTGTCACAAACATTGAGCGTTTGTGTTTGGATTGACTTCATTGTATGCAAAAGTGTATAATATAGTATTGAATCTTAAAGttaaattagtttaatttacCTCCTTTTATGTTTGAGATGAATTCATGAGATCTATAATATAACTTAGTAAAGTTAAAAAACCTGAATTATGAGCGTggtatttgtaaattgtaattcttgaaaatgatAATTTGCTTAATGGGAATCGCCGTTGATGCGCGTGGTTTTTTAATATGTGACGTCAGCGAGATGCTTTTAGCAAACGGTTGAATGGTGTGTTAAGCTAGTAGAATCAGCTGTCCAttttctcttattgattacttGGCctatatgtataatgtattcatttaaataattaattttaagtaattatattttctttatgccTTTATAAGAAATCAAAGCGAGGTGAAATGGATTAATAAAATGTAACGATGTTAGTTAGTtgaataaagataattttatctataaaatatgtaatgtaCAATATTTCATGCCCGATGTAATAGTCTTTTAGAATCAA of Ipomoea triloba cultivar NCNSP0323 chromosome 3, ASM357664v1 contains these proteins:
- the LOC116014286 gene encoding chorismate mutase 1, chloroplastic-like, coding for MEAKLLRITSISRIPRKLLAHRSHHQDCTFQFLISSCSAMHAIPSAQPLPNWRMGMKSRVDETGNYTLEGVRISLVRLEDSIISGLVERAQHRYNPDTYDPNAFVMDGFHGSLVEYIVKETEKIHAKVGRYSDPDEHPFYPLELPEPLLPPLQHPQVLHPNGALVNINAKIWDMYFKKLLPRLVEEGDDGNCGSTAVCDSFCLQVLSKRIHYGKFVAEAKFQASPDLYKAAIRAKDRNRLMQLLTCPEVEELVKKRVEMKVREHFQEVTIDMEGESKSDPKYKINPIFVANLYGDWVMPLTKEVEVEYQS